Proteins from one Larimichthys crocea isolate SSNF chromosome XX, L_crocea_2.0, whole genome shotgun sequence genomic window:
- the bcat1 gene encoding branched-chain-amino-acid aminotransferase, cytosolic codes for MFGQLSCLTRRSTRTQAADLVIQLSSTPKAKPDVSNFRTVFTDHMLTIDWNAVDGWQAPLIKPFRNLSLHPSSSSLHYGVQLIKGLKACRGDDGRPLFRPMLNMNRMSNSVKRACLPAFDQSELLECIRQLVEVDQDWVSHSDSANLYIRPKFIAIEPTLGLKKPTYALLYVILCQVGPYFNNQRLSMWADLKYTRAWKGGTGDCKMGGCVVKHCMHFYKLYQISEAGTMNIFLHWINEDGEEELATPPLDGIILPGVTILSISLCSLQYKAKPNI; via the exons ATGTTTGGACAACTGTCCTGTCTCACACGGAGAAGCACGCGCACACAG GCAGCTGACCTGGTTATCCAGCTGTCCTCCACTCCAAAGGCCAAACCGGATGTGTCCAACTTCAGGACCGTCTTCACTGACCACATGCTGACCATAGACTGGAATGCAGTTGATGGCTGGCAGGCTCCGCTTATCAAGCCTTTTAGAAACCTGTCACTTCACCCATCCAGTTCGTCACTACACTACGGTGTACAG CTCATTAAAGGGTTGAAGGCGTGTCGTGGGGATGATGGCCGACCTCTCTTCAGACCGATGCTCAACATGAACCGAATGTCCAACTCTGTTAAGAGGGCTTGTCTACCT GCCTTTGATCAGTCAGAGTTGCTGGAGTGTATCAGGCAACTCGTAGAGGTTGACCAGGACTGGGTTTCTCACTCAGACTCAGCAAATCTGTACATCAGACCAAAATTTATTGCCATTG AGCCCACTCTGGGTTTGAAGAAGCCTACCTATGCCTTGCTGTATGTGATCTTGTGTCAAGTGGGCCCTTACTTCAACAATCAGAGACTGTCCATGTGGGCCGACCTGAAGTACACACGGGCCTGGAAAGGAGGAACTGGAGACTGCAAGATGGGAGGGTGCGTAGTCAAACACTGTATGCAT TTTTATAAGCTGTACCAGATAAGTGAGGCAGGAACCATGAATATCTTCCTGCACTGGATCAATGAGGATGGAG aagaggAACTTGCAACTCCACCTCTGGATGGTATCATACTACCCGGTGTAACCattctgtctatctctctctgttcacTTCAATATAAGGCAAAGCCTAATATATGA